One Aquarana catesbeiana isolate 2022-GZ linkage group LG06, ASM4218655v1, whole genome shotgun sequence genomic region harbors:
- the LOC141148284 gene encoding up-regulator of cell proliferation-like, which yields MAATGEKGEAFENLVVQLKMKSCLVSKLTLKAILDIGPQIPKNNKPQKIEDVPWCTLRKIMALDSTARNTLFETDLSGLDKDEDDLFDIDKYEDTQNASSIHPLDILCILLHCSDNFLQQEIVNKMAMCQFSVPLLLPPAGNGSPFIFMLWSVRDIVKKWRPQCLADSKGFREENVVNISMPVISFVRLGKTKLSKSKLLNQVLNPVQQHHNFFIHDNVDGGNIERKISEGLVEMSWYFPSGKSDVFPEPCAVTNLRGDLESNWDQFTFLAEVSSAMFIFIETIDEREFQLLSKCSQSDTKFYIVFTPNSGKHIEKETQKLLGDLLPVLRIDKANVILKKRTENDVMLTNKIQEKIKQILESTSKSISLKDLPRYFSGHPFVTDESTDECQKGRNYADKITREIKDVAEYKMTTMKLQGHLWKQLSEIDKELCRMKNQGEKDAETHQSHLLELRNDLHAKQSEHKFPKGIRLFTQALTNLSHKGRQYFLKWMKFNLDAIARDNLSKLQENYKEKCNNLAQNKKELRDLDQKISDSCLGVEHFLREMGQFYEAECSIAKHTVIDQNKKKFVDLPRIAADLLLDGFPLELIDGDAANIPLQWITDVLTELNKRTGGQCRLRVITVLGVQSTGKSTLLNTMFGLQFPVASGRCTRGAFMTLLNVKEDFQEKLGCQFILVIDTEGLKAPELTSLEGSYEHDNELATFVVGLSDITIVNMAMENTAEMKDVLQIVVHAFLRMKEIGMKPNCQFVHQNVSDVSANDQNMRHRKLLLENLNEMTKVAAKMEKKYGISNFNDMMKYDLNKDNWYIPGLWQGDPPMAPVNLGYSSNVHELKMYLLKFMEAQKPNNNPLNISDFITWIESLWRSVKHEKFIFSFRNSMVAKAYNKLCVQYSLWEWDFCKTIHNWMISEENNIKNQSEDKCESNTEELQRILLEEENKMIASLEKYFENTENTNLIERHKEDFKISIQSLRKRLEINALSKCHEAVCIQKAKIKIQDFKKTSQTLIEERITNLLRRYRLNNREVSEQERQQDFNLVWKKLLSDLQFEGLKRCNVDHSILLLLKNDMSSKGPHINEALIKVKSLSQNAKESLTMDIRYVDCACTSLPQKSIFVQQELYAKIGILAESIIEMSNKYVKEKISSSKDYNEMYSKELLRKINTKLNSKDVKKLHFTSEFELDLKLFIFGTASQAFQKLNDKFIQENDPKLCLEKLKVQYLSTFLSMFQEIEPSRANQFCELCLKPAIMDYLFKHLGQKIVDEILGDPENVTFSSRSFFQCTVLEELLEEMSFQKYDEYINSYEHFVNKWILTRIMNKYCNSPALETLQGHILSSINKKIKTVLKNERCLKSQTVPSFLESFCKLLKKDLVISQEEMKVITFQHTGNVEKFSSEIEHYLKETQRQIKSELKSKALSSILDTVTVKPQDELFRKVVGCRMQCPFCKVPCELGGEDHVNHAASMHRSQGLGNYRWDEDKSLIVSICSTHVVANCTFRSVDTEWEWHPCKEYSEIYPNWNIQPDASIESSDYWKYVFVQFNKNFAELYNAEPAELPEVWRQITKEQALHSLKKEFNISSSSTTVCGGVGEEKHHIKGFRV from the exons aTGGCTGCAACAGGAG AAAAAGGAGAGGCCTTTGAAAACCTTGTTGTCCAGCTGAAGATGAAAAGCTGTTTAGTTTCAAAGCTGACATTAAAGGCCATTCTAGATATTGGGCCACAGATCCCAAAGAACAATAAGCCCCAGAAAATAGAAGATGTACCCTGGTGTACTCTGAGGAAGATCATGGCTCTGGACAGTACAGCAAGGAACACTCTGTTCGAAACAGATTTGTCTGGCCTGGATAAAGATGAAGATGATCTCTTTGACATTGATAAGTATGAAgatacacaaaatgcaagttccATCCACCCCTTGGATATCCTCTGTATTCTCCTGCATTGTTCAGATAATTTTCTACAACAAGAAATTGTAAACAAAATGGCCATGTGTCAGTTTTCTGTCCCTCTACTGCTCCCCCCAGCTGGTAATGGATCACCATTCATCTTCATGCTGTGGTCAGTGAGAGACATTGTGAAGAAGTGGAGACCTCAGTGTTTAGCTGACAGTAAAGGGTTCAGAGAAGAAAATGTGGTGAATATTTCCATGCCAGTCATTTCCTTTGTAAGATTGGGGAAAACCAAGTTGTCAAAATCAAAACTCCTGAATCAAGTTCTTAATCCAGTCCAGCAGCATCACAACTTCTTTATCCATGACAATGTGGATGGTGGCAACATTGAGAGAAAAATATCTGAGGGACTTGTGGAAATGTCCTGGTATTTTCCCTCTGGTAAATCTGATGTTTTTCCAGAACCGTGTGCAGTTACCAACCTGCGTGGAGACCTAGAGTCCAATTGGGACCAGTTCACATTTCTAGCAGAAGTTTCATCAGCTATGTTTATATTTATTGAAACAATCGATGAGAGAGAATTCCAGCTGTTATCCAAATGCAGTCAGAGTGACACCAAGTTTTACATTGTTTTTACTCCAAATTCAGGAAAACATATTGAGAAAGAGACACAAAAACTTCTAGGGGACCTTCTTCCAGTGTTAAGAATTGATAAAGCTAATGTTATCCTGAAGAAGAGGACAGAAAATGATGTTATGTTAACTAACAAAATCcaagaaaaaattaaacaaattctaGAGAGCACCTCCAAATCTATTTCACTGAAAGATTTACCAAGATATTTCAGTGGGCATCCTTTTGTGACAGATGAAAGCACTGATGAATGCCAGAAAGGAAGAAACTATGCAGATAAAATCACTAGAGAAATAAAAGACGTGGCAGAGTATAAAATGACAACTATGAAATTACAAGGACATCTTTGGAAACAGTTGTCTGAAATAGATAAAGAACTTTGTAGAATGAAAAACCAAGGAGAGAAAGATGCAGAAACGCATCAGTCTCATCTCTTAGAACTGCGCAATGACCTTCATGCAAAACAATCTGAACATAAATTTCCCAAGGGTATAAGGCTTTTTACCCAAGCTTTAACTAATTTGTCTCATAAAGGGAGACAATATTTTCTAAAGTGGATGAAATTTAACCTTGATGCAATAGCTAGAGACAATTTGTCTAAGCTGCAAGAAAACTACAAGGAGAAATGTAACAATCTGGCCCAAAACAAAAAAGAACTCAGGGACTTAGATCAGAAAATCTCTGACAGCTGTTTAGGAGTGGAACACTTTCTACGTGAAATGGGCCAGTTTTATGAAGCTGAATGCTCTATAGCAAAACATACAGTAATTgaccaaaacaagaaaaaatttgTTGACCTTCCAAGAATAGCTGCTGATCTTCTGTTGGATGGGTTTCCATTAGAGCTGATTGATGGAGATGCCGCCAACATTCCCCTGCAATGGATAACGGATGTCCTTACTGAGCTTAACAAGAGAACAGGGGGGCAATGCAGACTGAGAGTGATAACTGTACTGGGAGTGCAAAGTACAGGAAAATCTACCCTCCTCAACACAATGTTTGGTTTGCAGTTCCCAGTGGCAAGTGGAAGATGCACACGAGGAGCCTTCATGACTCTTCTTAATGTGAAAGAGGACTTTCAGGAAAAGCTGGGCTGTCAGTTCATCCTGGTGATCGATACGGAAGGGCTGAAAGCTCCAGAGTTGACCTCTTTGGAGGGCAGctatgaacatgacaatgaactggCCACATTTGTGGTGGGGTTGAGTGATATCACCATAGTCAATATGGCCATGGAAAACACAGCAGAAATGAAGGATGTTTTACAGATCGTGGTCCATGCTTTTCTTAGAATGAAAGAAATAGGAATGAAACCAAACTGCCAGTTCGTACACCAGAATGTCAGTGATGTATCTGCTAATGATCAGAACATGAGACACAGAAAGTTATTACTAgaaaatctaaatgaaatgacaaagGTAGCTGCTAAAATGGAGAAAAAATATGGGATATCAAATTTCAATGATATGATGAAGTATGATCTAAATAAAGACAACTGGTACATTCCTGGCCTGTGGCAGGGAGACCCACCAATGGCTCCAGTGAATCTTGGCTACAGCTCAAATGTACATGAGCTTAAAATGTATTTGTTGAAATTTATGGAAGCTCAGAAACCTAATAACAATCCTTTGAACATCTCTGATTTTATTACTTGGATAGAAAGTTTATGGAGATCGGTCAAACATGAGAAATTCATCTTCAGTTTTAGGAATAGCATGGTGGCCAAAGCCTACAATAAATTATGTGTACAGTATTCCTTGTGGGAATGGGATTTCTGTAAAACAATTCACAACTGGATGATCAGTGaagaaaataacataaaaaatcagTCTGAAGATAAATGTGAAAGTAACACAGAAGAGCTGCAGAGAATTCTTCTGGAGGAAGAAAACAAAATGATTGCATCACtagaaaaatattttgaaaacactGAAAATACTAATCTCATCGAAAGACACAAAGAAGACTTCAAAATAAGTATACAGAGCCTGAGAAAAAGACTTGAAATAAATGCTCTTAGCAAGTGCCATGAGGCTGTATGTATCCAGAAAGCGAAAATTAAGATCCAGGACTTTAAAAAAACATCCCAGACATTGATTGAAGAAAGAATAACAAATCTTCTGCGAAGATATAGACTGAATAATCGTGAAGTAAGTGAACAAGAAAGGCAACAGGATTTTAATTTGGTGTGGAAGAAGTTGTTATCAGATTTGCAGTTTGAAGGACTTAAGAGATGTAATGTGGATCATTCTATTCTTCTCCTTCTCAAAAATGACATGAGCAGTAAAGGACCTCATATAAATGAAGCATTAATCAAAGTTAAAAGTTTAAGTCAAAATGCAAAGGAAAGTCTTACAATGGATATACGGTATGTTGATTGTGCATGTACCTCATTACCACAAAAATCAATATTTGTTCAGCAAGAGCTTTATGCCAAGATTGGCATTCTAGCAGAGTCCATCATTGAAATGAGTAACAAGTATGTAAAAGAGAAGATTTCTTCCTCTAAGGATTACAATGAAATGTACTCTAAAGAGCTACTACGCAAGATCAATACAAAGCTAAACAGTAAAGATGTAAAAAAGCTTCACTTTACTTCAGAGTTTGAGCTGGATCTCAAACTTTTCATTTTTGGAACAGCATCTCAAGCCTTCCAAAAGCTAAATGACAAGTTTATCCAAGAGAACGACCCTAAACTATGTCTTGAAAAACTAAAAGTTCAGTACTTGTCCACATTTCTCAGTATGTTTCAGGAGATAGAACCAAGCAGAGCTAATCAGTTTTGTGAGCTGTGCTTGAAACCAGCAATAATGGATTATCTTTTCAAACATCTTGGACAAAAAATAGTGGATGAGATTTTAGGTGATCCAGAAAATGTCACATTTAGCAGCAGAAGTTTTTTCCAGTGTACTGTTTTGGAGGAACTGCTAGAAGAAATGTCATTCCAAAAATATGATGAATACATCAATTCTTATGAACATTTTGTAAACAAATGGATCCTAACTCGCATTATGAACAAATACTGCAACTCACCAGCTTTAGAGACCTTGCAGGGACATATTCTGTCATCTAttaacaagaaaataaaaacagtCCTTAAAAATGAAAGATGCCTGAAAAGTCAAACAGTGCCAAGTTTTCTGGAGAGTTTCTGTAAACTCTTAAAAAAAGACTTAGTGATTTCACAGGAAGAGATGAAAGTCATCACTTTTCAACACACAGGAAATGTTGAGAAGTTCTCATCAGAAATTGAACACTACCTCAAGGAGACACAACGACAAATCAAATCAGAACTTAAATCTAAGGCTCTGAGTTCTATACTTGACACAGTGACCGTGAAACCTCAGGATGAATTGTTCAGGAAGGTGGTTGGTTGTAGAATGCAGTGTCCCTTCTGCAAGGTCCCCTGTGAGCTTGGAGGTGAAGACCATGTAAATCATGCAGCATCTATGCACAGATCCCAAGGGCTGGGAAACTACAGGTGGGATGAGGATAAGAGCCTCATTGTTAGCATCTGTTCCACTCATGTTGTAGCTAACTGTACATTTAGAAGTGTAGACACAGAATGGGAATGGCATCCATGCAAAGAATATAGTGAAATATATCCAAATTGGAATATTCAGCCAGATGCCAGTATTGAGAGCTCAGATTACTGGAAGTATGTCTTTGTGCAGTTTAATAAAAACTTTGCAGAACTGTATAATGCAGAACCAGCTGAGCTTCCAGAAGTCTGGAGACAAATAACCAAAGAGCAAGCTCTTCACAGCTTGAAGAAAGAATTTAACATTTCAAGCTCCTCTACAACAGTTTGTGGTGGTGTAGGAGAAGAGAAGCATCACATCAAAGGTTTTAGAGTCtga